Proteins from a genomic interval of Desulfomonilaceae bacterium:
- a CDS encoding mannose-1-phosphate guanylyltransferase has product MNLYSVIMAGGSGVRFWPQSRRRRPKQLLKIVGEKTMIRATIDRIIPVTAPDRIMVVTGAHHEENIRKQIPELPVNSVVAEPVGRNTAPCVALAAYKIAKQDPESVMLVLPADHLITKEDEFISVLKAATQLASETGDLLTFGVVPDRPETGYGYIHVGSEVTQFDGLKAHRVERFVEKPDIKTARSYLSLGNYLWNSGMFIWKVSAIIEAFQRYLPVVSRAMEKLIPVLNTNDEPRALSEIYESLPDISIDYGIMERADNVLVIPVDFGWNDVGSWTSLQDVWKTDEEGNAVKGKILSLNAKGCVVSSPQKLTALVGVEDLIVVDTPDAILVCRKDKAQDIKQLQELLKKHGYQGLL; this is encoded by the coding sequence ATGAACCTGTATTCAGTAATCATGGCCGGTGGAAGTGGCGTTCGTTTTTGGCCGCAGAGCCGACGACGTAGGCCTAAGCAGCTCCTCAAAATTGTCGGTGAAAAAACGATGATCAGGGCCACTATAGATAGAATAATTCCTGTTACCGCTCCGGACAGGATCATGGTCGTCACCGGGGCCCACCACGAAGAAAACATTCGCAAGCAAATACCGGAACTACCAGTAAACTCAGTTGTAGCCGAGCCTGTTGGCAGAAATACAGCTCCCTGCGTGGCTCTCGCTGCCTACAAAATCGCCAAACAAGATCCAGAGTCAGTAATGCTGGTCCTACCTGCGGATCATTTGATCACAAAGGAAGATGAATTTATTAGCGTTTTAAAAGCTGCAACGCAGTTGGCGTCAGAAACCGGAGATCTTCTCACCTTTGGTGTAGTCCCCGATAGGCCTGAAACCGGCTATGGATACATTCACGTCGGTTCTGAAGTCACGCAATTCGATGGCCTCAAAGCTCATAGGGTGGAAAGATTTGTTGAAAAGCCAGACATAAAAACCGCTCGATCCTATTTAAGTTTGGGAAACTATCTATGGAACAGCGGCATGTTCATATGGAAAGTTTCCGCAATCATCGAGGCGTTCCAAAGATATTTGCCGGTTGTCAGTCGGGCCATGGAAAAATTGATCCCGGTACTGAATACGAATGATGAACCAAGAGCCCTATCTGAGATTTACGAGTCTCTTCCTGACATTTCTATTGATTATGGAATCATGGAAAGGGCCGACAATGTTCTAGTAATACCTGTCGATTTTGGCTGGAATGACGTTGGCAGTTGGACTTCACTGCAGGATGTCTGGAAAACTGATGAAGAAGGAAATGCCGTAAAAGGGAAAATACTGAGCCTCAACGCCAAAGGTTGCGTAGTTTCTTCTCCACAGAAATTGACTGCCCTGGTAGGAGTTGAAGACCTCATAGTCGTTGATACTCCAGACGCAATTTTGGTGTGCCGAAAAGATAAGGCTCAGGATATTAAACAACTTCAGGAATTGCTAAAGAAGCATGGCTATCAGGGACTGCTGTAA
- a CDS encoding UTP--glucose-1-phosphate uridylyltransferase, whose amino-acid sequence MRIESSLDLIRKKMRDKDISESYIENFVAQVRKVAQSMDTTVDMRSVRSPQSDLLLEPPDNVEDLKELEQVGLNLLANVAVIKLNGGRSTTMGGNTPKGILTAKDGYSYLEIICNQIKFLRHETGCDIPLALMNSFFTHEPTLSLLSKIGFEATTFVQNQVPRLLVDDFTPLALGNHEDWAPPGHGDVYESLLDSGVIQGLLRRGIKWAFISNLDNLAAFLDPWIVGLIARDKIDFLLEVTPRTVEDSKGGILVAKDGAIKLVEIAQVSDDDKPLFMNIQDFRVFNTNNVWIDLEKTNQLLLSNQLELPIIQNKKVIEGHSVVQLETAMGAAIGSFERARGLIVGRDRFFPTKRVEDLFVLQSDACVLDSSFRLLRNPKRPCSLSNRPMVRFDNSFLDSPLEFSRRFEDPASVSLARAEYLNVSGDVYFERNVKIEGSVDVAPKDGMTYRVSAGSTLKDARYPYHPGSWP is encoded by the coding sequence ATGAGAATCGAGTCCAGCCTTGATTTGATTCGAAAAAAGATGCGAGATAAGGACATTTCTGAGTCATATATCGAGAATTTTGTGGCGCAGGTTAGGAAGGTTGCCCAGTCAATGGATACCACGGTCGACATGAGGTCGGTCAGAAGTCCACAATCTGATCTCCTGCTTGAACCACCAGACAATGTAGAAGATTTAAAAGAACTTGAACAGGTCGGCCTGAATCTGCTCGCAAATGTCGCTGTAATAAAGTTGAATGGGGGAAGAAGCACGACTATGGGTGGAAACACCCCCAAAGGGATACTCACCGCCAAGGATGGCTATTCCTATCTAGAGATTATTTGCAATCAAATCAAGTTTCTAAGGCATGAAACGGGCTGCGATATCCCACTTGCGCTTATGAACAGTTTTTTCACTCATGAACCTACTCTGAGTTTGCTTTCAAAGATTGGATTCGAAGCTACTACATTTGTTCAAAACCAGGTTCCAAGGCTGTTGGTGGATGATTTCACTCCTCTCGCCCTAGGGAATCATGAAGATTGGGCTCCACCAGGCCATGGCGATGTTTATGAAAGCCTTCTGGATAGCGGAGTGATTCAAGGGCTTCTGCGTCGCGGAATAAAATGGGCGTTCATTTCAAATCTGGACAACCTGGCGGCTTTCTTGGATCCGTGGATTGTAGGTCTCATCGCCAGAGACAAGATTGATTTTCTCCTTGAGGTAACTCCTCGGACAGTGGAAGATTCGAAGGGCGGAATACTAGTGGCAAAGGACGGGGCTATAAAATTGGTTGAAATAGCGCAGGTCTCTGATGACGACAAACCGCTATTCATGAACATTCAGGACTTTAGGGTATTCAACACCAACAATGTATGGATAGATTTGGAAAAAACCAACCAACTGCTTCTTTCAAATCAGCTTGAACTCCCTATTATTCAAAACAAGAAAGTAATAGAAGGACACTCGGTTGTTCAGCTAGAGACAGCGATGGGAGCCGCGATAGGAAGCTTTGAGCGTGCACGAGGGCTCATTGTAGGAAGAGATAGATTTTTCCCCACAAAAAGAGTGGAAGATCTTTTTGTTTTGCAGTCAGACGCTTGCGTGTTAGATTCCTCATTCAGACTGCTACGGAATCCAAAGAGGCCATGCAGCTTATCAAACAGACCAATGGTAAGATTTGACAATAGTTTCTTGGACTCCCCATTAGAGTTTTCCAGAAGGTTTGAAGATCCTGCTTCAGTATCGTTGGCGAGAGCCGAATATCTCAACGTGTCTGGGGACGTATACTTTGAACGCAATGTTAAAATAGAGGGATCTGTGGACGTGGCGCCTAAGGACGGGATGACCTACAGAGTTTCAGCAGGCTCTACACTGAAAGACGCACGTTATCCCTACCACCCAGGGAGTTGGCCTTGA
- the metG gene encoding methionine--tRNA ligase, with product MNRTLVTSALPYANGDIHIGHLVEYIQTDIFVRFLRLTREDVIYVCASDSHGAPIEINAAKKGMTPRELVSEFHKRHQTDFARFEIGFDEFYSTDSPENQKHSEIIYQRAKEKGHVSSREIEQYYCERCGRFLPDRYIKGTCPRCSAQDQYGDVCESCGATYRPTDLSDAHCAICGAEPQLRKSTHLFFKLVDFSDFLDEWTSYPGRLQDEVRGFVKSWIDQGLRDWDISRDGPYFGFKIPGEENKFFYVWLDAPIGYIAATEHYCSKGHGATLEEYWIDPKSDAVIHHFIGKDIAYFHTLFWPAMLKAADYRTPTFVHVHGFLTVDSRKMSKSRGTFITARQFADRINPWFLRYFYASKLGPSIDDIDLNLEEFINRTNAELVNNITNLISRSAGFLNKRLDSRLGTIPKDLDDVKTEILAHVDRCSDDYRSLKYANVVRNILAISDIANNYVQKNEPWSSIKSDPEKSRNDLTFAINCIKILTVLLKPILPAYTLKVEQLLGVQSLRWEDAKFDFENRTINTFEKLVDRLEPGIMDRLIEASINNVPSKQSRADITDFKEEISIEDFGRLDLRVGKILSATDVEGADKLVKLRVDVGKEIRTVFAGIKSSYAPDELVGRTVAVVCNLAPRKMRFGVSEAMVMAASSPEGKIILCEFDQEASPGSIIK from the coding sequence TTGAATCGAACGCTTGTTACCAGCGCCCTGCCCTACGCCAACGGAGACATACATATAGGGCATTTGGTAGAATATATACAAACAGATATCTTCGTACGCTTTTTGAGGCTGACCAGGGAGGATGTCATATATGTCTGCGCCTCAGATTCTCATGGCGCTCCAATAGAAATCAACGCCGCAAAAAAGGGGATGACTCCTCGGGAACTCGTAAGCGAATTTCATAAACGTCATCAAACCGATTTTGCAAGATTTGAAATAGGCTTTGACGAATTTTACTCTACTGACTCTCCGGAAAACCAGAAGCATTCAGAAATTATTTATCAACGAGCCAAAGAAAAAGGTCACGTCTCATCTCGAGAAATTGAGCAGTACTATTGTGAGAGGTGCGGTCGATTTCTTCCGGATAGATACATTAAAGGAACTTGTCCAAGGTGCTCCGCCCAGGATCAGTATGGAGATGTTTGTGAATCGTGTGGCGCTACCTATCGCCCTACAGACCTGAGCGACGCTCATTGCGCAATTTGTGGAGCCGAGCCTCAACTTCGCAAATCGACGCATTTATTTTTTAAACTTGTCGATTTCTCCGATTTTCTTGACGAATGGACTTCGTACCCCGGTCGGTTGCAGGATGAAGTTAGAGGCTTTGTTAAGTCGTGGATAGATCAAGGACTTAGGGATTGGGACATATCTCGCGACGGTCCATATTTTGGCTTCAAAATACCTGGAGAAGAAAATAAATTTTTCTATGTCTGGTTAGACGCTCCGATAGGCTACATAGCCGCTACCGAGCATTACTGTTCGAAAGGACACGGAGCTACCCTTGAAGAGTACTGGATAGACCCAAAATCCGACGCGGTGATTCATCATTTCATAGGTAAGGATATTGCGTATTTCCATACACTCTTTTGGCCGGCAATGCTAAAAGCCGCCGACTATAGAACCCCAACGTTTGTTCATGTTCACGGGTTTCTGACTGTGGATTCTCGAAAAATGTCTAAGAGTCGTGGCACGTTCATCACGGCAAGACAGTTTGCCGATCGGATCAACCCATGGTTTCTCAGGTATTTCTATGCTTCTAAACTTGGGCCTAGTATTGACGATATAGATTTGAATCTCGAGGAATTTATAAACCGAACCAACGCGGAGTTGGTCAATAATATTACCAATCTCATCAGCCGTTCAGCCGGTTTCTTAAACAAAAGGCTGGACTCAAGGCTAGGGACAATTCCCAAAGACCTTGATGATGTCAAAACAGAGATATTGGCGCATGTTGACAGGTGTTCCGACGACTACAGATCCCTAAAATACGCAAACGTTGTTAGGAACATCCTCGCCATATCGGATATTGCAAACAATTATGTCCAGAAGAATGAGCCGTGGTCCTCAATAAAGTCCGATCCTGAAAAGTCTCGAAATGACCTTACTTTTGCGATAAATTGTATAAAAATACTCACAGTGCTTCTAAAACCGATTCTGCCGGCTTACACGCTTAAGGTTGAACAACTGTTAGGAGTTCAGAGCCTGAGGTGGGAAGACGCCAAGTTCGATTTTGAAAATCGTACCATAAACACTTTTGAGAAGCTCGTCGACAGGCTTGAGCCAGGGATTATGGACAGGCTCATTGAGGCTTCAATAAACAATGTACCTTCAAAACAATCAAGAGCAGACATTACGGATTTCAAGGAAGAAATTTCAATAGAGGACTTTGGTAGGCTTGATCTCAGGGTAGGAAAAATACTCTCCGCAACAGATGTAGAAGGAGCCGACAAGCTCGTAAAACTTCGAGTTGATGTCGGAAAAGAGATCAGGACTGTTTTCGCCGGTATAAAATCGTCTTATGCGCCGGATGAACTGGTGGGACGTACTGTCGCTGTCGTATGCAATCTGGCCCCTCGGAAGATGAGGTTTGGGGTCAGTGAAGCGATGGTAATGGCAGCCAGTTCACCTGAAGGAAAAATAATCCTGTGTGAATTCGACCAGGAGGCTTCGCCGGGTTCAATAATAAAATAA
- a CDS encoding TrpB-like pyridoxal phosphate-dependent enzyme — protein sequence MPVKIVLNESEIPREWYNIAADMPNPMQPPLHPGTHQPVGPEDLAPVFPMNLIEQEVSTERWIRIPDEVLDKLLLWRPTPLYRAHKLEKFLNCPVKIYYKNEGVSPAGSHKPNTAIPQAYYNKVFGVKRISTETGAGQWGSALSFACSQFGLEAKVYMVRISYEQKPYRRLMMNTWGATCVPSPSTETEAGRKMLAIDPNSPGSLGIAISEAVEDAVTSEAQGRPLTRYSLGSVLNHVLLHQSIIGLEAQKQLAQVGDYPDIVIGCAGGGSNFAGISFPFVRDKIAGKQIQIIAVEPMSCPTMTRGPFLYDFGDTMQMTPLLPMHTLGHAFIPAPVHAGGLRYHGMAPLVSQLILDGLVEPRAVYQLETFTAGVTWARTEGFISAPETNHALAAVFQEAKKAKEEGKEKVILVNWSGHGLVDLAAYDAFFQGKLVDYEMPQDEIELALKALEGFPKPNFS from the coding sequence ATGCCGGTTAAAATTGTCTTGAACGAAAGCGAGATACCGCGAGAGTGGTATAACATTGCCGCTGACATGCCAAACCCTATGCAACCCCCTCTTCATCCTGGCACTCACCAACCAGTGGGTCCAGAGGACCTTGCCCCTGTTTTTCCCATGAATCTTATTGAACAGGAGGTGAGCACTGAAAGATGGATACGAATCCCTGACGAGGTCTTAGACAAGTTGCTGCTCTGGCGCCCTACCCCATTATACCGTGCGCATAAGTTAGAGAAATTCTTAAATTGCCCTGTAAAAATATATTATAAAAACGAAGGCGTGAGTCCTGCTGGGAGTCATAAACCCAATACTGCGATTCCTCAAGCGTATTACAACAAAGTTTTCGGTGTAAAGCGGATCTCCACGGAAACGGGAGCCGGTCAGTGGGGCAGTGCGCTGAGTTTTGCCTGTTCGCAATTCGGCCTTGAAGCCAAAGTGTACATGGTCAGAATAAGTTATGAGCAAAAACCTTATAGACGTCTCATGATGAATACCTGGGGGGCTACATGCGTCCCGAGCCCCAGCACCGAAACGGAGGCCGGTCGAAAGATGTTGGCCATCGACCCAAATTCGCCAGGCAGCCTTGGTATAGCGATTAGCGAAGCAGTCGAGGACGCGGTTACAAGTGAAGCTCAGGGTCGTCCATTGACTCGCTATTCGTTGGGCAGTGTGCTTAATCACGTTCTGCTGCATCAAAGCATCATAGGTCTGGAAGCTCAAAAACAGTTGGCGCAAGTTGGTGATTACCCTGACATAGTGATTGGTTGCGCTGGTGGTGGCAGCAATTTCGCAGGGATATCCTTCCCATTTGTGCGGGATAAAATTGCTGGGAAACAGATTCAGATTATCGCCGTCGAACCGATGTCCTGTCCTACAATGACCAGAGGCCCGTTTCTGTACGATTTTGGTGACACGATGCAAATGACGCCGTTGCTGCCGATGCACACACTGGGACACGCATTTATTCCGGCGCCTGTTCACGCCGGAGGCCTTCGTTACCATGGGATGGCCCCTCTAGTCAGTCAGTTGATCTTGGATGGTCTCGTTGAACCTCGAGCTGTCTATCAACTCGAAACGTTCACAGCAGGTGTCACATGGGCCAGAACTGAAGGTTTCATTAGCGCTCCTGAAACAAATCACGCTTTGGCGGCGGTTTTTCAAGAAGCAAAAAAGGCTAAGGAAGAAGGCAAAGAGAAGGTGATTCTGGTCAACTGGAGCGGTCATGGTCTGGTGGACCTCGCAGCATATGACGCTTTCTTCCAGGGGAAACTGGTTGACTACGAAATGCCGCAAGACGAAATTGAACTCGCTCTAAAAGCGCTAGAGGGATTCCCTAAACCAAACTTTAGCTAA